In Hymenobacter sublimis, a single genomic region encodes these proteins:
- a CDS encoding N-acyl-D-amino-acid deacylase family protein produces the protein MRCTLLIFLLLLTGLAAAQTPRADILIRNGRLYDGTGNAWTLGDVAVRDGRIVAVGRLPADYPADTVLDARGLAVAPGFIDVHTHIEDDEVRQPTADNFLYDGVTTVVTGNCGSSRPNLARYFRTLDSLHLSVNTASLVGHGTVRKAVMGRAQRQPTPAELSQMENLVEQAMQAGAVGLSSGLIYVPGTYSRTPELVQLAQVAARYHGLYATHMRNESDSVQLAMQEALRVGREAGLPVQISHLKLGGQQNWGRTAEMLALLDQARHGGQQVTIDQYPYTASSTSLSTLLPDAVQADGRDSLRQRLARPAVRRAVEASMLARLRGRQLKHFSYAVVASFPPDTSYQGLSIEEINRRRGRPHKARAEAATILELVLQYDAGMVFHGMSETDVQNILRYPQNMVASDASIRVWREGAPHPRGYGSNARVLGRYVRELRIITLEEAIRRMTSLPAQTFGFADRGLLRPGFAADVVVFDPATVQDRSTFEQPHQYSTGMKYVLVNGRLTVRAGQHTGQRAGQVLYGPGKR, from the coding sequence ATGCGCTGCACCCTGCTGATTTTCCTTCTTTTGCTTACTGGCCTGGCCGCGGCCCAAACCCCGCGGGCCGACATCCTGATCCGCAACGGCCGCCTCTACGATGGCACCGGCAACGCCTGGACGCTCGGCGACGTGGCCGTGCGGGACGGCCGCATTGTGGCCGTGGGCCGGCTGCCCGCCGATTACCCCGCTGACACCGTGCTGGACGCCCGCGGCCTGGCCGTGGCCCCAGGCTTTATCGATGTGCACACCCACATCGAGGACGATGAAGTGCGCCAGCCCACCGCCGATAACTTCCTCTACGACGGCGTCACGACCGTAGTGACCGGCAACTGCGGCTCCTCCCGCCCCAACCTGGCCCGCTACTTCCGCACCCTCGACAGCCTGCATCTATCCGTAAACACCGCTTCCTTGGTGGGCCACGGCACCGTGCGCAAAGCCGTCATGGGCCGGGCCCAGCGCCAGCCTACCCCCGCTGAGCTAAGCCAGATGGAAAACCTAGTGGAGCAGGCCATGCAGGCCGGTGCCGTGGGGTTATCGTCGGGGCTGATTTACGTGCCGGGTACCTACTCCCGCACGCCCGAACTGGTGCAACTGGCTCAGGTAGCGGCCCGCTACCACGGCCTCTACGCCACCCACATGCGCAACGAAAGCGACAGTGTGCAGTTGGCCATGCAGGAAGCCCTGCGGGTAGGGCGGGAGGCCGGGCTACCCGTCCAGATTTCCCACCTCAAGCTGGGCGGCCAGCAGAACTGGGGCCGCACCGCCGAGATGCTGGCCCTGCTGGATCAGGCCCGCCACGGCGGTCAGCAAGTCACCATCGACCAGTATCCGTACACGGCCAGCTCTACCTCCCTGAGTACCCTGCTGCCCGATGCCGTGCAGGCCGATGGCCGCGACTCCCTGCGCCAGCGCCTAGCCCGCCCCGCCGTGCGCCGGGCCGTGGAGGCCAGCATGCTGGCGCGCCTGCGGGGGCGCCAGCTCAAGCACTTTAGCTACGCCGTAGTAGCCAGCTTCCCACCCGATACCAGCTACCAGGGCCTGAGCATCGAGGAAATCAATCGCCGCCGGGGGCGCCCGCACAAGGCCCGCGCCGAGGCCGCCACCATTCTGGAGCTGGTACTGCAGTACGACGCCGGCATGGTATTTCACGGCATGAGCGAAACCGACGTGCAAAACATCCTGCGCTACCCCCAGAACATGGTAGCTTCCGACGCCAGCATTCGGGTGTGGCGGGAAGGCGCGCCCCACCCGCGCGGCTACGGCTCCAATGCCCGGGTGCTGGGCCGCTACGTGCGCGAGCTGCGCATCATTACGCTGGAAGAAGCTATCCGCCGCATGACCAGCCTGCCGGCTCAAACCTTTGGTTTCGCGGACCGCGGGCTACTGCGCCCCGGTTTTGCCGCCGATGTGGTGGTGTTCGACCCCGCCACCGTGCAGGACCGCTCTACCTTCGAGCAGCCCCACCAGTATTCCACCGGCATGAAGTACGTGCTGGTGAACGGCCGCCTCACCGTCCGGGCCGGGCAGCACACCGGCCAGCGGGCCGGGCAGGTGCTCTACGGACCAGGCAAGCGGTAG
- the blaOXA gene encoding class D beta-lactamase has translation MLRICYLLLSLGCLLLGAAPTPRVTERNLQQHFDQYGVRGSFLLYETATGRFTAYQEKRCRQGFLPASTFKIPNTLIGLQTGALPDTATICRWDGVQRYFPQWNQDMPYARALRVSCVPCYQQLARKVGVPAYQQWLRKLRYPGIVVTPGTLDTFWLDGNSRISQFEQVDFLRRLQAETLPLAVRHQRAVKQLLILQKTPAYTLYGKTGWRFHSATNPDNGWFVGWVERADGRTAIFALNVEPQRGPKADERFLAGRRALTEAILREMQWL, from the coding sequence ATGCTACGGATTTGCTACCTTCTGCTAAGCCTCGGTTGTTTGCTGCTTGGTGCCGCGCCCACGCCCCGGGTTACGGAGCGCAACCTGCAGCAACACTTCGACCAGTACGGGGTGCGGGGCTCATTTCTGCTCTATGAAACGGCTACTGGGCGCTTTACCGCCTACCAGGAAAAGCGCTGCCGCCAGGGCTTTCTGCCGGCCTCCACCTTTAAAATTCCGAACACGCTCATCGGCCTGCAAACCGGTGCCCTGCCCGATACGGCCACCATCTGCCGCTGGGATGGAGTGCAGCGCTACTTCCCGCAGTGGAACCAGGATATGCCTTACGCCCGCGCCCTGCGCGTTTCCTGCGTGCCGTGCTACCAGCAGCTAGCCCGGAAGGTGGGTGTGCCGGCCTACCAGCAGTGGCTGCGGAAGCTGCGCTACCCCGGCATTGTCGTCACGCCTGGTACCCTCGATACGTTTTGGCTCGATGGTAACTCGCGTATCAGTCAGTTTGAGCAGGTGGATTTCCTTCGGCGCCTGCAGGCCGAAACCTTGCCCCTGGCAGTGCGTCATCAGCGGGCGGTAAAGCAACTGCTCATCTTGCAGAAAACGCCGGCCTACACCCTGTATGGCAAAACCGGCTGGCGCTTTCACTCGGCTACTAACCCCGACAACGGGTGGTTTGTGGGCTGGGTAGAGCGTGCCGACGGCCGCACGGCCATTTTTGCCCTCAACGTGGAGCCTCAGCGCGGCCCCAAAGCCGACGAGCGGTTCCTAGCCGGCCGCCGAGCCCTCACGGAAGCTATTCTGCGGGAAATGCAGTGGCTGTAG
- a CDS encoding YdeI/OmpD-associated family protein has translation MEEALCFGWIDSSPRKVDDTCFQLYFSPRKKGSVWSAVNKKRIEQLAAAGLLMPAGQAKIAAAQHDGSWAALDEVDALLVPPDLAAALAATPGAEQHFARLAPSRRKQHLQQLAAARRPETRQQRIARLIQQLVPPPPAQ, from the coding sequence GTGGAGGAAGCCCTGTGCTTCGGCTGGATCGACTCTTCACCGCGCAAAGTTGATGACACGTGCTTTCAACTGTACTTTTCGCCCCGAAAAAAGGGTAGCGTGTGGTCGGCGGTTAATAAAAAGCGCATTGAGCAGCTAGCCGCCGCGGGCCTGCTCATGCCGGCCGGGCAAGCCAAAATAGCCGCCGCCCAGCACGACGGCAGCTGGGCCGCCCTGGATGAGGTAGATGCCCTGCTAGTGCCGCCCGACCTGGCCGCAGCCCTGGCCGCTACCCCTGGCGCTGAGCAGCACTTTGCCCGTCTGGCCCCCAGCCGCCGCAAACAGCACCTTCAGCAACTGGCCGCCGCGCGCCGCCCCGAAACGCGGCAGCAGCGTATTGCGCGCCTTATTCAGCAGCTCGTCCCGCCACCGCCGGCCCAATAG
- a CDS encoding aldo/keto reductase: MQHRELGRSGLRIAPLVLGGNVFGWTADEATSFRILDAFVGGGGNAIDTADGYSVWVPGHVGGESETIIGKWLRQRGRRDDVVIATKVGWEVNPENKGLKKDYILRAVEGSLQRLQTDYIDLYQSHKDDPTTPVEETLEAYAQLVQQGKVRVIGASNFDAARLRESVEASARLGFPRYESLQPLYNLYDRAEFEQELLPLVQEHHIGVIPYYGLAAGFLTGKYRTAADLQKSARGGGVGQKYLNEKGLRILGALDAVAARQQATPAQVALAWIMAQPGLTAPIASATSPEQVTELLHATELQLSPDDIQTLNEASA; this comes from the coding sequence ATGCAACACCGTGAACTGGGCCGCTCCGGCCTGCGCATTGCCCCGCTTGTGCTGGGCGGCAACGTCTTCGGCTGGACCGCCGATGAAGCTACTTCCTTCCGTATTCTCGACGCCTTTGTGGGCGGGGGCGGCAACGCCATTGACACCGCCGATGGCTACTCTGTGTGGGTGCCGGGCCACGTCGGCGGCGAGTCGGAAACTATTATTGGGAAGTGGCTGCGCCAGCGCGGCCGCCGCGACGATGTAGTTATTGCCACCAAAGTCGGCTGGGAAGTAAACCCCGAAAACAAGGGCCTGAAAAAAGACTACATCCTGCGGGCCGTGGAGGGCTCCCTGCAGCGCCTGCAAACCGACTACATCGACCTTTATCAGTCGCACAAAGACGACCCCACGACACCCGTGGAGGAAACCCTGGAAGCCTACGCCCAGCTAGTGCAGCAAGGCAAGGTGCGCGTCATTGGGGCCTCGAATTTCGATGCGGCCCGCCTCCGGGAGTCGGTGGAAGCTAGCGCCCGCCTGGGTTTCCCGCGCTACGAGTCCTTGCAGCCACTCTACAACCTCTACGACCGGGCCGAGTTTGAGCAGGAGCTGCTACCGCTGGTGCAGGAGCACCACATCGGCGTGATTCCGTACTACGGGCTGGCGGCGGGCTTCCTCACTGGCAAGTACCGCACCGCGGCCGACCTGCAGAAAAGTGCCCGCGGGGGCGGCGTAGGCCAGAAATACCTGAACGAAAAAGGCCTGCGAATTCTTGGCGCCCTTGATGCCGTGGCGGCCCGCCAGCAAGCCACGCCCGCCCAGGTGGCCCTAGCCTGGATTATGGCCCAACCCGGCCTTACGGCACCCATTGCCAGCGCCACCAGCCCCGAGCAGGTAACGGAGCTGCTGCACGCCACCGAGCTGCAGCTAAGCCCCGACGATATACAAACCCTGAACGAGGCCAGCGCCTAG
- a CDS encoding GNAT family N-acetyltransferase, with amino-acid sequence MTIRTATRPDLDALYSIWCELMDSHEAYHPVFGYYRQAEPELKRVLLQRLQEPYTRFFVVENADGLMGLLVAMYQIGNNGMHFNRRGYIAETIVRPQYRRNGLGRLLFETAKDWLTRQGADHLELQVAVANPAGVQFWTALGFAPSTYHFVLPLTPPR; translated from the coding sequence ATGACCATTCGTACCGCTACCCGGCCCGACCTTGACGCCCTGTATTCCATCTGGTGTGAGTTAATGGACTCCCACGAGGCCTACCACCCCGTTTTCGGGTACTACCGCCAGGCTGAGCCGGAGCTGAAACGCGTGCTGCTCCAACGCTTGCAGGAGCCGTACACCCGGTTTTTTGTGGTGGAAAATGCGGACGGTCTGATGGGGTTGCTCGTGGCCATGTACCAGATTGGCAACAACGGCATGCACTTCAACCGGCGCGGCTACATTGCCGAAACCATTGTGCGCCCCCAGTACCGGCGCAACGGCCTGGGCCGGCTGCTGTTTGAGACGGCCAAAGACTGGCTTACCCGCCAAGGCGCCGACCACTTAGAGCTGCAGGTGGCCGTGGCCAACCCGGCCGGGGTGCAGTTCTGGACAGCGCTGGGCTTTGCGCCTTCCACCTACCACTTCGTCTTGCCCCTGACGCCGCCGCGCTAA
- a CDS encoding DUF421 domain-containing protein yields the protein MLLAASITPFDWNRILWSDDAPPLYLLEVAARCVFTYILTLGVLRITGRRGVKQLSLFELSIVLALGSAAGDAMFYDDVPLSHVVVVFAAVALMYVGFNRLTEHLPRFSDWLEGAPVLLVEEGVVNMSNFRKQRLNQKELFGELRQQQIEHLGQVRRVYIEATGEMSIFFFDDTDVRPGLPIWPERVDAAVRRVSEAGNFACAQCGTVQLLPRGGVATCPSCQCDKWVPTCDDKRVQ from the coding sequence ATGCTCCTTGCCGCCTCCATTACCCCCTTCGACTGGAACCGCATCCTTTGGTCCGACGACGCGCCGCCACTGTACCTTCTGGAAGTGGCGGCGCGCTGCGTTTTCACTTATATTCTGACACTGGGGGTGCTGCGCATTACCGGGCGGCGCGGGGTCAAGCAACTTTCCTTGTTTGAGTTGAGCATTGTGCTGGCTCTGGGCTCGGCGGCCGGCGACGCCATGTTCTACGACGACGTGCCCCTGAGCCACGTCGTGGTGGTGTTTGCGGCCGTGGCCCTCATGTACGTCGGCTTTAACCGCCTCACCGAGCACCTGCCGCGCTTTTCTGACTGGCTGGAGGGTGCCCCGGTGCTGTTGGTAGAGGAAGGGGTCGTGAACATGAGCAACTTCCGCAAGCAACGCCTCAACCAGAAAGAACTATTCGGGGAGCTGCGCCAGCAGCAGATCGAACACCTGGGCCAGGTGCGGCGCGTATACATTGAGGCCACCGGCGAAATGAGCATTTTCTTTTTCGATGATACGGACGTGCGACCTGGCCTCCCCATCTGGCCCGAGCGGGTAGACGCCGCCGTGCGCCGCGTGAGTGAGGCCGGCAACTTTGCCTGCGCCCAGTGTGGCACCGTGCAGCTGCTGCCCCGCGGCGGCGTCGCCACCTGCCCCAGCTGCCAGTGCGACAAGTGGGTGCCCACCTGCGACGACAAGCGGGTGCAGTAA
- a CDS encoding alpha/beta hydrolase: MRWQAGPTENLSGIHFGPEQYTLPSTTNAGAPMAQQQPQEYELEVVTLDRYAAGVEELTLHTNAGPITARLHPATPGAAVVVWVGGSGGGLDGPAGGMYPRLAGQLAERGIASLRLHYRQPNYLEDCVVDVLLAVQYLAEQRGYGPVGLVGHSFGGAVVVSAGALSPVVGAVVAMSSQTYGTDLASQVSPRPLLVLHGTDDEILPHRCSENIYERAQQPKELLLYPGCRHGLDECRDQVDADVVHWLTTQLRTASLPPVGDAGE, translated from the coding sequence ATGCGCTGGCAAGCGGGCCCTACGGAGAACCTCAGCGGCATCCATTTCGGGCCGGAGCAGTACACCTTACCAAGTACCACCAACGCCGGCGCACCCATGGCACAGCAGCAACCGCAAGAGTATGAGTTAGAAGTCGTAACGCTAGACCGGTACGCGGCAGGAGTAGAAGAGCTCACCCTGCACACAAATGCCGGCCCAATAACCGCCCGCCTGCACCCGGCTACCCCCGGCGCGGCCGTGGTAGTGTGGGTAGGCGGTTCGGGCGGGGGCCTGGATGGGCCCGCTGGCGGGATGTATCCGCGGCTGGCGGGGCAGCTGGCGGAGCGCGGTATTGCTTCCCTGCGCCTGCATTACCGCCAACCTAATTACTTAGAGGACTGCGTGGTTGATGTGCTGCTGGCCGTGCAATACCTGGCGGAGCAGCGCGGCTACGGGCCAGTTGGGTTAGTTGGACATTCGTTTGGGGGTGCCGTGGTAGTGAGTGCCGGTGCCCTGAGCCCGGTGGTGGGAGCAGTGGTAGCCATGAGCAGCCAAACCTATGGCACCGACCTGGCCTCACAAGTAAGCCCGCGGCCCCTGCTGGTTTTGCACGGCACCGACGATGAAATACTACCTCATCGGTGCTCGGAGAACATTTACGAACGGGCCCAGCAGCCCAAAGAACTGCTGCTTTATCCCGGTTGCCGCCACGGCCTAGATGAGTGCCGCGACCAAGTGGATGCAGACGTAGTACATTGGCTGACTACTCAGCTACGCACCGCGTCCTTGCCGCCCGTAGGCGACGCCGGAGAGTAG
- the gloA2 gene encoding SMU1112c/YaeR family gloxylase I-like metalloprotein: MLPLLRVHHIAIICADYARSKQFYTQVLGLRIIREVHRAERESWKLDLALGEQYSIELFSFPAPPARLSQPEATGLRHLAFAVSDIEATVRHLASHGVAAEPVRVDEFTGRRFTFIQDPDGLPLEFYETH, from the coding sequence ATGCTACCCCTGCTCCGCGTTCATCACATTGCCATTATCTGCGCCGATTACGCCCGCTCGAAGCAGTTTTACACCCAGGTGCTAGGCCTGCGCATCATTCGGGAGGTGCACCGGGCCGAGCGGGAGTCGTGGAAGTTAGACCTAGCGCTAGGCGAGCAGTATAGTATTGAGCTGTTTTCGTTTCCTGCCCCGCCCGCCCGTCTTAGTCAGCCGGAGGCCACTGGCTTGCGCCACCTGGCTTTCGCCGTGTCGGACATAGAAGCCACCGTGCGCCACCTCGCCAGCCACGGAGTAGCCGCTGAGCCCGTGCGGGTAGATGAGTTTACCGGCCGCCGCTTCACCTTCATTCAGGACCCCGACGGGCTGCCGCTGGAGTTTTATGAGACTCATTAA